The region AGTCCGCAATCAAAACCAAACAcctcagaaaattatttttcgtttttcttttctttcttttttctcaaacTGGAGCACTGGCATACACAGGTGGTTTCCCATCCCAGCACTAACCAGGCATGACCCTGCTTAGCTTTATGAAATTAGAGGTGTTTAGAGTAGTATGGCCATATATAGAAAATTCTTACAGACATCAAGGCAATTGTTTTTCCTCTGCCTTATCTTCAAAGCTCTTGGGCtcccaattattttctttttggaatgTCTGCTAGGGAACGAGTAAGAGGTTGCCTAGGTCCCCATACATTTGTCAGTATCTCAAGACCACAAGGACCAGCTTTGCTTGGATTAAGAAACACAGCACTAAATTGGGCATGGTGTCcaaagcctttaatctcagcactcagaaggtagaggcaggcaaatctgagtttaagggcctgcctgggctacaaggGCTGAGAAACCCTggctagaaaaaagaaaacaaaaaaccaaaatcacaaGAAATCCACACCTACTACTACATATGTGAATTTGAATTGTGGGAACTTAATGGTCTCACCCTCAGTGCTTTAGTGGAGTGCTACGAGCTTTTTATTATGTGACACATACTGTTCTGAAGAAAAAGTTGGTGAGACCAAGAGCCCTGGAGTTGGGTGTTTCCCTAAGGTTCCAGATAACCTCCATTTACGTTgttttgtggaggccagaggccccACGTCTCATTGGCTGTTTGTAAACTGAGAAATAGAATTAAATAGTATCCATTGCAGCTCATTGAATGCTAAAGGCTGTGGGTTAATAGTTAAGTTAAAATGGACAACCTTCAGACAATTTCCACTGACTGGATACCATTCTCCATAACCTGGCCAGAACTAGTAGTTTTGGGAAGTTACGTTTGGCTTTCTAGATTTCTTTATTTACCTAGTTACATTCCAGGAGGCTctgatttggccaatagtttCAAACTGTAACTAACTAGAGCTCGCCAAAACCCCCGAGTTCATAATTATTGCAGTTTGTTCAACTCTTTCTTTGAAACCGTGGGGGCTCTGAAAAGAGCCTTTGGGTCTGAAGTTTTTGAAAGTTTTGATCGTTGTCAAATTACTTTCCCTTGGCCTTGTGATGGCTCTCGGTCTTCTTGGGCAGCAGCACCGCCTGGATGTTGGGCAGGACGCCGCCCTGCGCGATCGTCACGCGGCCCAGCAGCTTGTTGAGCTCCTCGTCGTTGCGGATGGCCAGCTGCAGGTGGCGCGGGATGATGCGCGTCTTCTTGTTGTCGCGGGCCGCGTTGCCAGCCAGCTCCAGGATCTCGGCCGTCAGGTACTCCAGCACGGCCGCCAGGTACACCGGGGCGCCGGCGCCCACCCGCTCCGCGTAGTTGCCCTTGCGGAGGAGGCGGTGCACGCGGCCCACGGGGAACTGCAGGCCGGCCCGGGAGGAGCGGGTCTTGGCCTTGGCGCGAGCCTTGCCGCCCTGCTTGCCGCGTCCAGACATGTTAGATGTATAAGGAAGTCAGCGACACAACACAAAGTATTAAGCTCTGTAAAACACAGctgcttttatattttgttcCTGGGTAGTAAAAGTACTCATTTGATTGGTTACAAGAGCCCTCAGCGATATAGCCAATAGAAAATCTGGATCTCAAAACCTCATTTGCATAATACCACCCACGATCCCTCTTGTGTTGTTTCTTCCAATTAGCTAAGACTTCTTTGAAATCCTTCATTAGCATATGCGCCCTATAAGTAGGAGATGTCTACTTCCTACCCACATTGAGCTTCCTGTGTTTGGAGATCTGAAGATCTGAAAATGCCAGAGCCAGCGAAGTCCGCCCCCGCCCCGAAGAAGGGCTCCAAGAAGGCCGTGACCAAGGCGCAGAAGAAGGACGGCAAGAAGCGCAAGCGCAGCCGCAAGGAGAGCTACTCGGTGTACGTGTACAAGGTGCTGAAGCAGGTTCACCCCGACACCGGCATCTCTTCCAAGGCCATGGGCATCATGAACTCGTTCGTCAACGACATCTTCGAGCGCATCGCGGGCGAGGCGTCGCGCCTGGCGCATTACAACAAGCGCTCGACCATAACGTCCCGGGAGATCCAGACGGCCGTGCGCCTGCTGCTGCCCGGGGAGCTGGCCAAGCACGCCGTGTCCGAGGGCACCAAGGCCGTCACCAAGTACACCAGCTCCAAGTGAAGTGACCGTGCCAAGTAAGCCTCTATTGCAAATTCAAAAGGCTCTTTTCAGAGCCACCCATCTTCTCAAAAACAGAGTTGTGGCAAAGCACTTCTTAGCGGAATTTTTAAGAATTATGTAAAGTTATTGGCACTTTAAACCCTCTTTATAGTGGTCAGGGCCACGTAAAACATTAACATGTTACTTTTTAGTTAgaattgtttgtgttttgaaatatttaataggAAATTTAACTTCCAGAGCCTGTGAACGTCATTTCCGGTTGAGCGGAGTTAGTTCACCGGAAGGAACGAAGTCGTAGAGCAAGGACGACAGATAATGGAGTCAGCAAATAGACCTTGTAATATTTTGGCCACTGGCGTTTTGTCTTTAAAACACTTAACTCCAGGTGGTTTATTTTGGGGAGAAGTGCTTAAAGTTTGCTTTCGTTTTGAAAGTTCTAAACAGGAGCAGCTTGTTAAGAGAAAACAGCCTTTTCATATTTGTAGATTTAACATACAGCAGACTGCAGCTTTACTTAACTCCTGAGATGTTAGATCAGTTTCGGATAAATTTTTAGGGCATACTATGTAGTTTGCCATTATCAAACGGACCTCCGACACTGACAATCGCCGCCCCCAGATTCTGGTGAGAAATGAAACAATTTGTTCAAAAGCAGATGTAGACATTTATCACGTGTTAGAACCCTTGGCCCAATTATTTTCATAGGTCCAGCGGGGTGAAAGGgcagagaggagtgaggggaagtAGTCAGTGAGTGGGGGTGaactgtaatttttaaatgaaataaaaatttatacaaGTGACAGGGATTCAACATGTCAGCTTAAAAACCGAATTCACAGGCAAATAATTACATTAAGAATTTAGATAAAAAGACCTTAGATGAATATTAAATAGAATGAATTAGTGCCTCATCATTGGATACTATTTAATTTTAACTTAGAAGTTACAAAATATAAGACACTGAAATGTTTGCCCCTGAGGAGCCTAGCCCCCAGCAGGCTCTCAGCAGGTCAGAGAAACAGGAGAGAAGCTGCTGGCAGACACAAAGAGGCATACAGGAGACTTTTGCTCAGGACCAAAGCttaaatcttcattttcttttcctctctgatggatattctttatctgttcttttctctgttcCGTTCTTTCACCCTGatgtttcccttcttcccagtttcatttctctttcctagCATCTGCTTTATTTCTGCCCTGATGTTTTTCCTTCAatatctttccttctgtttattattattattattattattattccttttaTACCACCTAGGACAAAGACTTCAATGAAAGGAAAGATTCCCGCACAATCATTAAGTTATGTTTTTCAAAAACCAATTTTTACATAGGAAGAAATCATATTAAGATCAGAAGTTACTTGTTTTCCTTAGAAGCTCACAAGTAGTTAAACATTTTTCCTTGTGTTAATTTTCCCACCGTAACATCTTCACCCCAAAGCAATGATTctttattattgatttaaaaagttttaaggaaGTTAAGTATATTTTAGCCAGTTCCTTTCGTACTGGCAGGCAGCTGTGTGGCCCTCAGTACAGGAGATATCTATTTTCTACTCTAGAGAAGCTTTAAAT is a window of Chionomys nivalis chromosome 13, mChiNiv1.1, whole genome shotgun sequence DNA encoding:
- the LOC130885695 gene encoding histone H2B type 1-C/E/F/G/I, with protein sequence MPEPAKSAPAPKKGSKKAVTKAQKKDGKKRKRSRKESYSVYVYKVLKQVHPDTGISSKAMGIMNSFVNDIFERIAGEASRLAHYNKRSTITSREIQTAVRLLLPGELAKHAVSEGTKAVTKYTSSK
- the LOC130885692 gene encoding histone H2A type 1-E, with translation MSGRGKQGGKARAKAKTRSSRAGLQFPVGRVHRLLRKGNYAERVGAGAPVYLAAVLEYLTAEILELAGNAARDNKKTRIIPRHLQLAIRNDEELNKLLGRVTIAQGGVLPNIQAVLLPKKTESHHKAKGK